A window of Marinobacter salarius contains these coding sequences:
- a CDS encoding peptidylprolyl isomerase, producing MAQPRVVTIHYTLTNDQGEELDSSRVEGREPLSYVEGAQNIIGGLENALNEKNAGDQVKVSVEPGEGYGEVNEELVQPVPRSAFEGVDTIEPGMQFQAQTPGGPQVVRVVEVGDETVTIDANHPLAGETLHFDVEVVEAREATDEEQEHGHAH from the coding sequence ATGGCCCAACCTCGTGTTGTCACCATCCACTACACGCTCACCAACGACCAGGGAGAAGAGCTGGACTCCTCCCGTGTAGAAGGTCGCGAGCCTCTGTCGTATGTGGAAGGTGCTCAGAACATTATCGGCGGACTGGAAAATGCGCTGAACGAAAAGAACGCTGGCGATCAGGTGAAAGTATCTGTTGAGCCGGGTGAAGGTTACGGCGAAGTCAACGAAGAGCTGGTCCAGCCGGTCCCGCGTTCTGCGTTTGAAGGTGTCGACACCATCGAGCCGGGCATGCAGTTCCAGGCACAGACTCCGGGTGGCCCCCAGGTCGTTCGTGTCGTGGAAGTAGGCGACGAAACCGTCACCATCGATGCCAACCATCCGCTGGCAGGTGAGACCCTGCACTTCGACGTGGAAGTGGTTGAAGCACGCGAAGCAACTGACGAAGAGCAAGAGCACGGTCACGCTCACTGA
- a CDS encoding electron transfer flavoprotein subunit alpha/FixB family protein: MSILVIAEHDNSSLKQATLNVVAAAKAIGGDIDVLVAGENCGAVGEAAAKAEGVNKVLVADNAAYGHFLGENLGELVAEVGKGYSHILAAAGTTGKDFMPRVAALLDVAQVSDIMRVESEDTFVRPIYAGNAIATVKSADSIKVITVRPTAFDPVAGEGGSAAVEQLDVVKDAGLSTFVGEELAKSDRPDLGSAGIVVSGGRGMQNGDNFKMLEQVADLMGAAVGASRAAVDAGFVPNDMQVGQTGKIVAPQLYIAVGISGAIQHLAGMSDSKVIVAINKDEEAPIFQVADYGLVADLFEAVPQLEEELKKVL, encoded by the coding sequence ATGAGCATCCTTGTAATTGCTGAACATGACAACAGCAGCCTGAAGCAGGCTACCCTGAACGTAGTCGCAGCTGCCAAGGCTATTGGCGGCGACATCGACGTGCTGGTTGCCGGTGAGAACTGCGGCGCTGTAGGCGAAGCGGCTGCGAAGGCCGAAGGCGTTAACAAGGTACTGGTTGCCGACAACGCTGCATACGGTCATTTCCTGGGCGAGAACCTGGGTGAGCTGGTTGCCGAAGTGGGCAAGGGCTACAGCCATATCCTGGCCGCTGCCGGCACCACGGGTAAAGACTTCATGCCGCGCGTTGCTGCGCTGCTGGACGTTGCCCAGGTATCTGACATCATGCGTGTGGAGTCCGAAGACACCTTCGTTCGCCCGATTTACGCTGGTAACGCCATTGCCACGGTGAAATCCGCTGACAGCATCAAGGTTATCACCGTACGCCCGACCGCCTTTGATCCGGTGGCTGGTGAAGGTGGCTCCGCCGCCGTTGAGCAGCTGGACGTGGTTAAAGACGCTGGCCTGTCCACCTTTGTCGGCGAAGAGCTGGCCAAGTCTGACCGTCCGGACCTGGGAAGCGCGGGTATCGTGGTTTCCGGTGGCCGTGGCATGCAGAACGGCGACAACTTCAAGATGCTGGAGCAGGTTGCCGATCTGATGGGCGCCGCTGTTGGTGCGTCCCGTGCGGCTGTTGACGCAGGCTTCGTGCCCAACGACATGCAGGTCGGCCAGACCGGTAAGATCGTTGCACCGCAGCTGTACATCGCGGTTGGTATCTCCGGCGCCATCCAGCACCTGGCCGGTATGTCTGACTCCAAGGTGATCGTTGCGATCAACAAGGACGAAGAAGCGCCGATCTTCCAGGTGGCGGATTACGGCCTGGTCGCGGATCTGTTTGAAGCGGTTCCGCAGCTTGAAGAAGAGTTGAAGAAAGTCCTATAA
- a CDS encoding electron transfer flavoprotein subunit beta/FixA family protein translates to MKVLVAVKRVIDYNVKVRVKPDNTGVDLANVKMAMNPFCEIAVEEAVRLKEKGVASEIVVVSIGPKACQEQIRTALALGADRGIHIETDEEVQSLEAAKLLKSVVEKEEPKLVILGKQSIDSDNNQTGQMLAALTGMGQGTFASEVVVEGEKVNVTREVDGGLMTVALNLPAVVTTDLRLNEPRYASLPNIMKAKKKPLDAMSPADLGVELAPRLSTLKVEAPASRQAGVKVADVAELVDKLKNEAKVI, encoded by the coding sequence ATGAAGGTTCTGGTCGCTGTAAAACGAGTAATCGACTACAACGTGAAGGTGCGCGTCAAGCCGGACAACACCGGCGTTGATCTCGCCAACGTCAAGATGGCAATGAACCCATTCTGCGAAATCGCTGTTGAAGAAGCGGTTCGTTTGAAGGAGAAGGGCGTTGCCAGTGAAATCGTGGTGGTATCCATCGGCCCGAAGGCCTGCCAGGAGCAAATTCGTACCGCTCTGGCACTGGGTGCTGACCGGGGTATCCACATCGAAACTGACGAAGAGGTTCAGTCTCTCGAAGCGGCCAAGCTGCTCAAGAGTGTGGTTGAGAAGGAAGAGCCCAAGCTCGTCATTCTCGGCAAACAGTCCATCGATTCCGACAACAACCAGACAGGCCAGATGCTGGCCGCGCTGACCGGTATGGGTCAGGGCACATTCGCGTCTGAAGTGGTTGTCGAAGGCGAGAAGGTCAACGTGACCCGCGAAGTCGACGGCGGCCTGATGACCGTGGCCCTGAACCTGCCGGCGGTTGTGACTACCGATCTTCGCTTGAACGAGCCGCGCTACGCGTCCCTGCCGAACATCATGAAGGCCAAGAAAAAGCCGCTGGATGCCATGAGCCCGGCCGATCTGGGTGTTGAGCTTGCTCCGCGTCTGTCCACCCTGAAGGTTGAGGCCCCGGCTTCCCGTCAGGCGGGTGTGAAGGTCGCTGACGTAGCTGAGCTGGTCGACAAACTGAAGAACGAAGCGAAGGTGATCTAA
- a CDS encoding electron transfer flavoprotein-ubiquinone oxidoreductase, whose translation MERESMEFDVLIVGGGPAGLSAACRIMQMAQEAEQELTVCVVEKGSEIGAHIMAGTVFEPTALNELFPDWKEKGAPLNTPVTRDDIFLLKNQEGATKIPNAFVPKNMHNHGNYIISLGNLCRWLAEQAEGLGVEVYPGFAASETIVEDGQVKGIITGDMGVARDGSEKDGYMPGMELRAKYTLFTEGCRGHLGKRLINDFKLDEGKDPQHYGIGIKELWDIDPAKHEPGLVIHTTGWPLNESGSTGGSFLYHLENGQVYVGLISDLSYNNPHMSPFDEFQRLKLHPEIKKHLEGGKRVAYGARAITKGGFNSLPKMSFPGGLLLGCDAGTLNSSKIKGSHTAMKSGLLGAEAVFEALKDGKSGEEITSFEERFKDSWLYKELYAERNFSPGMHKFGNFVGGAIAYFEQNILRSSLPFTFHDTTPDYATLKSADQAKKIDYPRPDNKLTFDKLSSVFISNTNHEEDQPVHLKLSNPDIPIQENLPKYNEPAQRYCPAGVYEVVEADDGSGKKFQINAQNCVHCKTCDIKDPAQNITWVTPEGGGGPNYPNM comes from the coding sequence GTGGAACGCGAATCGATGGAATTTGATGTTCTGATCGTCGGCGGTGGGCCGGCTGGCCTCTCGGCAGCCTGTCGTATCATGCAAATGGCCCAGGAAGCCGAGCAGGAACTGACCGTCTGCGTCGTTGAGAAAGGGTCCGAGATCGGCGCCCACATCATGGCAGGTACGGTATTTGAGCCCACAGCCCTCAACGAGCTGTTCCCGGACTGGAAAGAGAAAGGCGCACCGCTGAACACGCCGGTCACCCGTGATGACATTTTCCTGCTGAAGAACCAGGAAGGCGCCACCAAGATTCCCAATGCCTTTGTGCCCAAGAACATGCACAACCACGGCAACTATATCATCAGCCTGGGCAACCTGTGCCGCTGGCTGGCCGAGCAGGCTGAAGGCCTGGGCGTTGAGGTGTACCCTGGTTTTGCCGCTTCCGAAACCATCGTTGAAGATGGCCAGGTCAAAGGCATCATCACCGGCGACATGGGTGTGGCCCGTGACGGTTCCGAAAAAGACGGCTACATGCCGGGCATGGAACTGCGCGCCAAGTACACCCTGTTTACCGAAGGCTGCCGTGGTCACCTCGGCAAACGCCTGATCAACGATTTCAAACTCGACGAAGGCAAAGATCCTCAGCACTACGGCATCGGTATCAAGGAGCTGTGGGACATCGACCCGGCCAAGCATGAGCCAGGCCTGGTCATCCACACGACTGGCTGGCCGCTGAACGAATCCGGCTCAACGGGTGGCTCCTTCCTTTATCACCTTGAGAACGGTCAGGTTTATGTAGGCTTGATCTCTGACCTGTCTTACAACAACCCGCACATGAGCCCGTTCGACGAGTTCCAGCGCCTGAAGCTGCATCCGGAGATCAAGAAACACCTGGAAGGCGGCAAGCGAGTGGCCTATGGCGCCCGTGCCATTACCAAGGGTGGCTTCAACTCCCTGCCGAAGATGAGCTTCCCGGGCGGCCTGTTGCTGGGCTGTGACGCCGGTACCCTGAACAGCTCCAAGATCAAAGGTTCCCACACTGCCATGAAGTCCGGCCTGCTGGGCGCAGAGGCTGTATTCGAGGCGTTGAAGGACGGCAAGAGCGGTGAGGAAATCACCAGTTTCGAAGAGCGATTCAAGGACAGTTGGCTCTATAAAGAGCTGTATGCCGAGCGCAACTTTAGCCCGGGCATGCACAAGTTCGGTAACTTCGTGGGCGGCGCGATTGCCTACTTCGAGCAGAACATTCTTCGGAGCAGTCTGCCGTTTACGTTCCACGACACGACTCCGGACTATGCCACGCTGAAATCAGCGGATCAGGCGAAAAAGATCGATTATCCGAGGCCGGATAACAAGCTGACCTTCGACAAGCTGTCCTCGGTGTTCATTTCCAACACCAACCACGAGGAAGACCAGCCGGTTCACCTGAAGCTGTCCAATCCGGACATCCCCATCCAGGAGAACCTGCCGAAGTACAATGAGCCCGCGCAGCGCTACTGCCCTGCCGGCGTGTACGAAGTGGTTGAGGCGGATGACGGCAGTGGCAAGAAGTTCCAGATCAACGCGCAAAACTGCGTTCACTGCAAAACCTGCGACATCAAGGATCCGGCCCAGAACATTACCTGGGTGACGCCGGAAGGTGGTGGTGGTCCGAACTATCCGAACATGTAA